One Aciduliprofundum boonei T469 genomic region harbors:
- a CDS encoding GNAT family N-acetyltransferase: MEIIRLAREEDYKFILEISKLTWNGEDYLHKAFNSWLRDGNFYVLEIDGNVVGTVKLSILPDRVGWLEGLRVHPAYRGKGYGKKLHRYIVNIGVKLCEEGKIDTVEFATHLLNKESRKMAEDDGFKSVKRFYFSYREPLEPLKFEKSKIRMEDIWTEDYIPYGWKFLHKTQDSINWLNENAGIGRIENYKFIYSLQDTEPSFFPLDVSREGLAKIIRAMSYYAISQGKKSIGVMIPQGSEDVLSFLIGQGFESMVDFKVPDVLIYRLK, encoded by the coding sequence ATGGAGATAATACGCTTGGCGAGAGAAGAGGATTATAAGTTTATTTTGGAAATATCAAAGCTCACTTGGAATGGGGAGGATTACCTTCATAAGGCGTTTAATTCTTGGCTTAGAGATGGAAATTTCTATGTTTTGGAGATAGATGGTAATGTGGTAGGAACCGTTAAACTAAGTATCTTGCCTGATAGAGTTGGGTGGCTCGAGGGATTGAGGGTACATCCAGCATATCGTGGCAAGGGCTATGGTAAAAAATTGCACAGGTACATTGTAAATATTGGAGTAAAATTATGTGAAGAGGGGAAAATAGACACGGTCGAATTTGCAACGCATCTGCTCAACAAGGAGAGCAGGAAGATGGCTGAAGATGATGGATTTAAGAGCGTTAAAAGATTTTATTTCTCTTACAGGGAACCCCTTGAACCTTTGAAATTTGAAAAATCAAAAATAAGAATGGAAGATATATGGACAGAGGATTACATACCTTATGGCTGGAAGTTTTTGCATAAAACGCAAGATTCTATAAATTGGTTAAACGAGAATGCGGGAATAGGGAGAATTGAGAATTATAAATTCATTTACTCTCTTCAAGACACAGAGCCATCATTTTTTCCTCTTGATGTTTCAAGAGAAGGATTGGCTAAAATTATACGGGCAATGAGTTATTATGCCATCTCCCAAGGAAAGAAAAGCATAGGGGTGATGATTCCGCAGGGAAGTGAGGATGTTTTATCATTTTTAATTGGGCAAGGGTTTGAGAGCATGGTTGATTTCAAAGTTCCAGATGTGTTGATTTATAGATTAAAATAA
- a CDS encoding METTL5 family protein, with protein sequence MKKKKLEILMEGVENYKNPKASLEQYFTPATIASDIMFLAYSLGDIEGKILADFGAGTGIFTIGACLLGARKIFSVEIDVGAIEILKKNLEKYKCSAEILNMNVEEFNSEVDTVVQNPPFGAQNRHADLPFLEKAMQVANVIYTLHNANTSEFIERKIFQNGWEITHRKFYDFSIPYMYGFHRKEEVRRRVVFYRIVRRRF encoded by the coding sequence ATGAAGAAGAAAAAACTGGAAATATTGATGGAAGGCGTGGAAAATTACAAAAATCCAAAGGCCTCATTGGAGCAGTATTTTACTCCTGCCACCATTGCATCGGATATAATGTTTCTTGCATATTCTTTGGGAGATATTGAAGGCAAGATTTTGGCAGATTTTGGAGCGGGTACGGGGATATTCACCATAGGGGCTTGTCTTTTAGGTGCTCGCAAGATTTTTTCTGTGGAGATAGATGTAGGAGCAATTGAAATTTTGAAGAAAAATTTGGAGAAGTATAAATGTTCTGCAGAGATTTTGAATATGAATGTTGAAGAGTTCAATTCTGAGGTTGATACTGTGGTGCAGAATCCTCCTTTTGGAGCGCAGAACAGACATGCAGACCTACCCTTCTTGGAAAAGGCAATGCAAGTTGCTAATGTAATTTACACTCTTCATAATGCAAACACTTCTGAGTTCATAGAACGCAAGATTTTTCAAAATGGGTGGGAAATAACTCATAGGAAATTTTATGATTTTTCCATTCCATATATGTATGGTTTTCACAGGAAGGAAGAGGTAAGGAGGAGAGTGGTGTTTTATAGAATTGTGCGTAGGAGATTTTAA
- a CDS encoding LSM domain-containing protein: MTLPLKMLENFLNKRISLLLKDNRVLEGKLVGYDDYMNMVLMDTEEKTEEMTRRLGTVILRGNNVVRMALIG; encoded by the coding sequence ATGACGCTGCCGTTAAAAATGCTTGAAAATTTTCTGAACAAGAGGATTTCGCTCCTCTTAAAAGATAATCGTGTTCTGGAGGGGAAGCTAGTTGGCTACGATGATTATATGAACATGGTTCTTATGGACACTGAAGAGAAGACAGAGGAGATGACTAGGAGATTGGGCACGGTTATATTGAGAGGCAACAATGTAGTTCGTATGGCACTCATAGGATAA
- a CDS encoding ATPase domain-containing protein: MSEKVEVICPQCGGVIDEKTLICKSCGKKYSREEYEELKNEILLKKWLLGDDFKLVDEDRDVLDQWLKGDEEALFGFMEKKGATQEEVEEIREKVEEAKKSVPGNVDVDQLIEENLKLKTLLDVEFSKREELEKEIETLRKEIETLKEELTKPLPEDIRELKKKEIELREELIRLESEKRRKLLELESQNMANLSDKELEELKEAIKDGNVKALTEKITELTKELEMKNKELEELKNEIKIKEDEMKKLQEMLKYKEDELIRREEDLLYREKKIEAQIKQLQMIKQEIGNMDEIILKRRLEDLQEEIKRKEEELRAKENYLRMKEQEINAKLKGLAEQEVELAAEEVKIEIKERKVRTGTRRLDDLLYGGFPMGSNILIYGPPYSNKEVLVYSFVAEGLRKGVPAIWILTDITVDSLREEMIYVLPTYEQYEKMGLVYYVDAYSKSIGDTSEMEGVIYLDYQNDVDGIAKAVDSIVAKIKEKSKYYRLAFRSLSTIMAYLDSQALLRFLQPFTTKRKRDNAVSLYLVEKGLHGENEIQMVGYTMDGMIEFKIEAHKIFLTVHGITEVQSRNWIEVTASKSGITLGSFTLGHIR, from the coding sequence ATGTCAGAAAAAGTAGAGGTAATTTGCCCCCAGTGTGGGGGGGTAATCGATGAGAAAACATTAATTTGCAAATCTTGTGGTAAGAAATACTCGCGGGAAGAGTATGAAGAGTTAAAGAATGAAATTCTTCTTAAAAAATGGTTGTTAGGTGATGATTTTAAGCTAGTGGATGAGGATAGAGATGTTTTAGATCAGTGGTTAAAAGGGGATGAAGAGGCACTTTTTGGATTTATGGAGAAAAAGGGTGCAACTCAAGAAGAAGTTGAGGAGATAAGGGAGAAAGTTGAAGAGGCGAAAAAGAGCGTCCCCGGGAATGTGGATGTTGATCAGCTTATTGAGGAGAATTTGAAATTAAAAACTCTTTTAGATGTTGAGTTTTCAAAGAGAGAAGAATTGGAGAAGGAAATTGAAACTTTGAGAAAGGAAATAGAGACCCTAAAGGAAGAGCTCACCAAACCCTTGCCAGAAGATATAAGGGAATTGAAAAAGAAAGAGATAGAGTTGAGAGAAGAATTGATAAGGTTAGAATCAGAGAAGCGCAGGAAATTATTGGAATTAGAATCTCAGAATATGGCGAATTTATCTGATAAAGAACTCGAAGAGCTTAAAGAAGCAATAAAAGATGGAAATGTAAAAGCGCTAACAGAGAAGATAACCGAACTTACAAAGGAACTTGAAATGAAAAACAAGGAGCTCGAAGAGTTGAAAAATGAGATAAAAATAAAGGAGGACGAAATGAAGAAACTTCAAGAGATGCTGAAATACAAGGAGGATGAGCTTATTCGAAGAGAAGAAGATCTTCTTTACAGGGAGAAAAAGATAGAGGCTCAAATCAAGCAGCTGCAGATGATAAAGCAAGAGATAGGAAATATGGATGAGATTATACTCAAGAGAAGGCTTGAAGATTTGCAGGAAGAGATAAAGAGAAAAGAGGAAGAGCTTCGTGCTAAGGAGAATTATCTCAGAATGAAAGAGCAAGAGATAAATGCAAAATTGAAAGGGCTTGCTGAGCAGGAAGTTGAGCTTGCAGCCGAAGAGGTGAAGATAGAAATAAAGGAAAGAAAAGTTCGTACGGGTACGAGAAGATTGGATGATTTACTTTATGGTGGATTTCCCATGGGCTCTAACATACTAATTTATGGTCCACCGTATAGCAATAAGGAAGTTTTGGTTTATTCTTTCGTGGCAGAAGGTTTGCGAAAGGGTGTTCCTGCAATTTGGATTCTCACCGATATAACTGTGGATAGTTTGCGTGAGGAGATGATTTATGTTCTACCCACATACGAGCAGTATGAAAAGATGGGTTTAGTTTATTATGTGGATGCCTATTCAAAGAGCATAGGTGATACATCAGAAATGGAAGGAGTAATCTATTTGGATTATCAAAATGATGTTGACGGAATAGCCAAGGCGGTGGATTCCATAGTTGCCAAGATAAAGGAGAAGAGCAAATATTATAGGCTCGCATTTCGCAGTTTATCTACAATTATGGCTTATTTGGACTCTCAAGCATTGCTTAGGTTCTTGCAGCCGTTCACTACGAAAAGAAAGAGGGATAATGCAGTATCCTTGTATCTTGTAGAGAAAGGTCTTCATGGTGAAAATGAGATACAGATGGTTGGTTATACTATGGATGGAATGATAGAATTCAAGATAGAGGCACACAAGATATTCCTAACTGTGCATGGAATCACGGAGGTACAGAGTAGAAATTGGATAGAGGTAACTGCGAGTAAGAGTGGTATAACCCTTGGATCATTCACCCTTGGGCATATAAGATGA
- a CDS encoding bifunctional N(6)-L-threonylcarbamoyladenine synthase/serine/threonine protein kinase, with protein sequence MLVLGIEGTAHTVGVGIVTEKEVLANVSHMYRPPEGGIHPREAANHHVQYLPKLLNEAFRIANVKPEELDGISFSQGPGLGPCLRTVATAARVLSVKLNIPIVGVNHCIAHLEIGRFSTGAEDPVMLYVSGGNTQIISFASGRYRVFGETLDIGVGNMLDKLAREMGIPFPGGPRIEKLALEGKKYIPLPYSIKGMDMAFSGILTAAINKLNNESKEDIAYSVQETVFAMLVEATERALTHLRKDEVLLAGGVARNKRLQEMLEIMAEERGARFYVPPADLCVDNGAMIAYLGLLFLKNGKRMEIGDTQVIQKFRTDAVDIPWDVKRHKKDYKEAPGAEAIIKEDEFFGRKVVRKIRTRKGYRIKELDEMIRKQRTRKEARLIHELKLHGVRTPIIYDLDAYEIVMEKIEGKALADILNFLSPSEVSRILERIAEIAAMVHRAGYSHGDFTTGNMLLRDEDIVLIDWSMAEKGASIEDMAVDLEMFEETFMAAHFKYASLYPVFLKKYEELMGKEILKQVEEIKGRRRYV encoded by the coding sequence ATGTTAGTTCTTGGAATTGAGGGCACGGCTCATACCGTAGGTGTGGGAATTGTTACAGAGAAAGAAGTTCTTGCTAATGTGTCCCATATGTACAGGCCTCCTGAAGGAGGAATACATCCTAGAGAGGCAGCTAATCATCATGTTCAATACCTTCCTAAACTTTTGAATGAGGCTTTTAGAATTGCAAATGTCAAGCCAGAAGAGCTCGATGGTATATCCTTCTCTCAAGGTCCTGGCTTAGGGCCATGTTTGAGAACCGTGGCCACAGCTGCAAGGGTCTTGAGTGTAAAGCTTAACATACCAATTGTAGGGGTAAATCACTGTATTGCTCATCTTGAAATTGGAAGATTCTCCACAGGGGCAGAAGACCCAGTTATGCTCTATGTATCCGGCGGAAATACGCAGATCATATCCTTTGCATCCGGTCGCTACAGGGTGTTTGGAGAAACCTTAGACATAGGTGTCGGAAACATGCTTGATAAACTCGCAAGGGAGATGGGCATACCTTTTCCGGGAGGGCCAAGAATCGAGAAATTAGCGCTTGAGGGAAAGAAGTACATTCCTTTGCCCTATTCTATTAAGGGAATGGATATGGCATTTTCTGGTATCTTGACTGCAGCCATAAATAAGTTGAATAATGAGAGCAAGGAAGATATTGCATACAGTGTTCAAGAAACCGTTTTTGCGATGCTTGTGGAGGCCACTGAGAGGGCTTTAACTCATCTTCGCAAGGATGAAGTTCTATTGGCTGGAGGAGTTGCCAGAAACAAGCGTCTGCAAGAGATGCTAGAGATTATGGCGGAAGAGCGTGGGGCAAGATTCTATGTTCCCCCTGCAGACCTCTGTGTGGACAATGGAGCTATGATTGCCTATTTAGGATTGCTATTCTTAAAAAACGGTAAAAGAATGGAAATTGGAGATACTCAGGTCATTCAGAAATTCAGAACTGATGCGGTGGACATACCATGGGATGTAAAGAGGCATAAAAAGGATTATAAAGAGGCGCCTGGAGCTGAAGCCATAATAAAAGAAGATGAGTTCTTTGGTAGGAAAGTTGTGAGAAAGATACGCACTAGAAAGGGCTATAGGATAAAAGAGCTGGACGAGATGATCAGGAAACAGAGAACTAGGAAAGAAGCCAGATTGATTCACGAATTGAAATTGCATGGAGTGAGAACTCCCATAATTTATGATTTAGATGCTTATGAAATTGTTATGGAGAAAATTGAGGGTAAAGCCCTTGCAGATATTTTGAATTTCCTGTCTCCAAGTGAAGTTTCTAGGATTCTCGAAAGAATTGCCGAGATAGCTGCTATGGTTCATAGGGCAGGATACTCCCATGGGGACTTCACAACTGGGAATATGCTATTGAGAGATGAAGATATTGTGCTGATAGATTGGAGTATGGCTGAGAAAGGTGCAAGCATTGAGGATATGGCCGTTGATTTGGAGATGTTTGAAGAGACATTTATGGCTGCCCATTTCAAGTATGCTTCCTTGTATCCTGTATTCTTGAAAAAATATGAAGAGCTCATGGGTAAGGAAATCTTGAAGCAGGTTGAGGAGATAAAAGGGAGGCGCAGATATGTTTAA
- a CDS encoding XTP/dITP diphosphatase, which yields MFKIITHNKHKFEEMQKVVPDLEMLSMEYPEIQANSLEEVVDFSLDYLAERIEGNFIIDDSGLFIHSLNNFPGVYSAYVFDTIGNMGILKLMEGIEDRRAIFKTVIGVRLEGQNFKFVGLCHGHIAKEPRGTNGFGYDPIFVPEGDDRTFAEMSTEEKNKVSHRGKAIRKVSSFLHRFGFI from the coding sequence ATGTTTAAAATAATAACTCATAACAAGCATAAATTTGAGGAAATGCAAAAAGTCGTGCCAGATCTGGAAATGTTGAGCATGGAGTACCCTGAAATTCAAGCAAACTCGTTAGAGGAAGTTGTGGATTTCTCCTTAGATTATCTTGCCGAAAGAATTGAGGGAAATTTCATTATAGATGATTCTGGGCTTTTTATTCATTCCCTTAATAATTTTCCCGGAGTTTATTCTGCCTATGTTTTTGATACTATTGGAAATATGGGAATACTGAAACTTATGGAAGGGATTGAAGATAGGAGGGCAATATTTAAAACTGTTATTGGGGTGAGATTAGAAGGCCAAAATTTCAAGTTTGTGGGCTTATGCCATGGCCATATTGCAAAAGAGCCCAGAGGTACGAATGGGTTTGGATATGACCCAATATTCGTACCTGAGGGGGATGATAGAACTTTTGCTGAGATGAGTACTGAGGAAAAAAATAAAGTATCGCATAGGGGGAAGGCTATAAGAAAAGTTTCATCTTTCTTGCATAGATTTGGATTTATTTGA
- the queC gene encoding 7-cyano-7-deazaguanine synthase QueC: MKAVVLLSGGLDSSTVLAIALEMGYDVHALSFDYGQRHSRELESAKKIARYFNVPHKIIKIDLRQIGGSALTDNIEVPERQVEDIEKEIPITYVPARNTILLSLALGYAEVIDADAIFYGANAIDYSGYPDCRPEYVEAFERVANLGTKRGVEGKPIKIIAPIIHMTKAEIIKKGMELGVPYELTWSCYRGEKKACGKCDSCLLRLKGFMEAGYEDPLDYETYPEFYIEYLKKKGKK, from the coding sequence ATGAAAGCTGTAGTTCTTCTCTCAGGCGGATTAGACTCTTCAACTGTTCTCGCAATAGCACTGGAGATGGGCTACGATGTACATGCTCTCTCATTTGATTATGGACAGAGGCATTCAAGGGAATTAGAGAGCGCAAAGAAAATCGCAAGATATTTCAATGTACCTCACAAAATAATAAAAATTGATTTGAGGCAAATTGGTGGAAGTGCATTAACCGACAATATTGAAGTTCCTGAGAGGCAAGTTGAGGATATAGAGAAGGAAATTCCAATTACCTATGTTCCAGCCAGAAATACCATCTTACTTTCCCTCGCACTGGGATATGCAGAAGTTATAGATGCCGATGCAATATTCTACGGAGCAAATGCTATTGATTATTCAGGATATCCAGATTGTAGACCCGAGTATGTGGAAGCATTTGAGCGGGTGGCAAATCTTGGAACAAAGAGAGGAGTTGAGGGAAAGCCCATAAAAATAATCGCACCAATTATCCATATGACCAAGGCTGAAATAATAAAGAAGGGCATGGAATTAGGTGTGCCATACGAATTAACATGGTCTTGCTATAGGGGAGAGAAAAAAGCATGCGGAAAATGCGACTCTTGCCTCTTGCGCTTGAAAGGATTTATGGAGGCTGGATACGAAGACCCATTGGACTATGAAACTTATCCTGAATTTTATATAGAGTACCTGAAAAAGAAGGGAAAAAAATGA
- a CDS encoding 6-carboxytetrahydropterin synthase gives MLLEIDGWKVGLKFSASHFIPSHHKCSRLHGHDYGVRLRIFGETKDHILYDFVELKNEVRSLCEELDHKLLIPKSKKYIRHHIKDDRIYVSFEDKHYVFPKGDVTIIPVNLITAEELARYFSKKVLERIRFPENVKGIEICVDEGPGQGACNYIPLGDEK, from the coding sequence ATGCTACTTGAAATAGACGGTTGGAAAGTTGGACTTAAATTCTCAGCATCTCATTTCATACCTTCACACCACAAATGCTCAAGATTACACGGGCATGATTATGGGGTGAGATTGAGAATATTCGGAGAGACAAAGGACCACATATTATACGATTTTGTTGAACTCAAGAATGAGGTTAGAAGCCTTTGCGAAGAACTTGATCACAAATTGTTAATTCCCAAATCGAAGAAGTATATAAGGCACCATATAAAGGATGATAGAATCTATGTGAGCTTTGAAGACAAGCATTATGTATTTCCAAAGGGGGATGTTACTATAATTCCTGTGAATCTTATAACTGCGGAGGAGCTCGCAAGATATTTCTCAAAAAAAGTACTTGAAAGAATAAGATTTCCAGAGAATGTTAAAGGCATTGAAATTTGCGTTGATGAGGGGCCCGGGCAAGGTGCCTGCAATTACATACCCTTGGGTGATGAGAAATGA
- the xerA gene encoding site-specific tyrosine recombinase/integron integrase, with protein sequence MSDKFMDYVDYELEKFKEYLRGEKRSENTIKEYAHFISDMLRYFHKRAEDITPGDLNKYKMYLSTKRKYSKNSLYLATKAIRSYFKYKNLDTAKNLSSPKRPRQMPKYLSEDEVKRLIEASSENPRDYAIISLLAYSGLRVSELCNLKIEDVDFNERIVYVHSGKGDKDRIVVVSPRVIEALQNYLYTREDDMEYLFASQKSNKISRVQVFRIVKKYAEKAGIKKEVTPHVLRHTLATTLLRRGVDIRFIQQFLGHSSVATTQIYTHVDDALLKSVYDKVLQEY encoded by the coding sequence ATGTCCGACAAATTTATGGATTATGTTGATTACGAACTTGAAAAATTCAAGGAGTATTTGAGGGGTGAGAAGAGAAGTGAGAATACAATAAAGGAGTATGCTCATTTCATATCCGATATGCTCAGGTATTTCCATAAGAGGGCTGAGGATATAACTCCTGGAGATTTAAATAAATACAAAATGTACCTTTCAACGAAGAGAAAGTATAGCAAGAATTCACTTTACCTTGCCACAAAGGCAATTCGCTCTTATTTCAAGTATAAGAATTTGGATACAGCCAAGAATTTATCCTCTCCTAAAAGACCAAGGCAGATGCCCAAATATCTTAGCGAGGATGAGGTAAAAAGATTGATAGAAGCATCAAGCGAGAATCCGAGAGATTATGCTATAATTTCCCTCCTTGCCTACTCAGGTTTGAGGGTCAGTGAGCTTTGCAATTTGAAAATTGAAGATGTTGATTTTAATGAGAGAATTGTTTATGTTCATTCTGGTAAGGGGGATAAGGATAGAATAGTAGTTGTAAGCCCAAGGGTCATAGAGGCACTTCAAAATTATCTTTATACCAGAGAGGATGATATGGAGTATTTATTTGCATCTCAGAAGAGCAACAAGATAAGCAGAGTCCAGGTATTCAGAATTGTTAAAAAATACGCAGAAAAAGCGGGAATAAAGAAGGAAGTTACTCCCCATGTCCTCCGCCACACACTTGCAACAACATTGTTGCGGAGAGGGGTGGATATTAGGTTCATCCAGCAGTTCTTGGGTCATAGTAGTGTGGCTACCACTCAGATATACACTCATGTGGATGATGCCCTTCTCAAATCCGTTTACGATAAGGTCTTGCAGGAATACTGA
- a CDS encoding NAD(P)/FAD-dependent oxidoreductase, whose translation MYDVAIVGAGPIGSFIGKEIASLGYNVIIFEEHSEIGNPSHCSGLFSTNIFDIVGKIGILHPAKKAVIYAPDGSKLRIGNDKVRGYVVDRVKFDRELAKMAGAKGAEIHLKERVKKVKYTDISTSKGEYKAKIIVGADGINSIVRKEMGIGAPKILGAAQIIAHSHLDEDTVEIFIGSSIAPGFFAWRIPLFDDLAKIGLASYKSSWLYLKKLMKKLKVQPLSISGGGIPINTVERTYARGMLIVGDAAGQVKATSGGGVYPGLMCAKCAIKAIKDALERGDYSENALKNYETCWRNGIGKELKYASYLHRLYTKFRDDEFNKIIKILNDEKVIKIINEEGDIDYPSKVAIKIFRKKPSLMKYLSIPARPYRKRI comes from the coding sequence GTGTACGATGTTGCTATCGTTGGTGCCGGGCCCATTGGCTCTTTCATAGGTAAAGAAATCGCCTCATTAGGATACAATGTAATCATTTTTGAAGAGCATAGCGAGATTGGTAATCCATCACATTGCTCTGGATTGTTCTCTACAAACATATTTGACATAGTGGGAAAAATAGGAATCTTGCACCCTGCAAAAAAGGCAGTTATATACGCACCAGATGGAAGCAAACTAAGAATAGGTAATGATAAAGTAAGGGGCTATGTAGTGGATAGGGTAAAATTTGATAGAGAGCTTGCAAAAATGGCTGGCGCAAAGGGTGCGGAGATACATTTAAAAGAGAGAGTTAAAAAGGTGAAATATACAGATATAAGTACAAGCAAAGGTGAATATAAAGCAAAAATAATAGTTGGAGCAGATGGAATAAACAGTATTGTGAGGAAAGAGATGGGAATAGGCGCACCGAAAATTTTGGGGGCTGCCCAGATAATTGCTCATTCTCATTTAGATGAAGATACTGTGGAGATTTTCATAGGATCTTCCATAGCTCCAGGATTCTTCGCCTGGAGAATTCCTCTGTTCGATGACCTGGCAAAGATAGGACTTGCAAGTTACAAGAGCTCCTGGCTATACCTTAAGAAGTTGATGAAAAAATTAAAAGTGCAGCCCCTATCCATATCTGGAGGAGGAATACCCATAAACACTGTGGAAAGGACATATGCAAGGGGGATGCTTATAGTGGGCGATGCTGCTGGACAGGTGAAAGCAACAAGCGGTGGAGGAGTTTATCCAGGACTTATGTGTGCAAAATGTGCAATTAAGGCAATAAAGGATGCATTGGAGCGTGGAGATTACTCCGAAAATGCCTTAAAGAATTATGAAACTTGCTGGAGGAATGGAATAGGAAAAGAGCTAAAATACGCCTCATATTTGCACAGATTATACACAAAATTCAGAGATGATGAATTCAACAAAATAATCAAAATTTTGAATGATGAAAAAGTAATAAAAATAATAAATGAAGAGGGGGATATTGATTATCCTTCTAAAGTAGCCATAAAGATATTTCGCAAAAAGCCATCCTTGATGAAGTACCTCAGTATTCCTGCAAGACCTTATCGTAAACGGATTTGA
- the rqcH gene encoding ribosome rescue protein RqcH — translation MKDSMLSLDIYAWLKENREFIEGGFFKKIYQVGEREFLFKIYKGETKPLYVNLRGWLFFDDRETPLEPSMFVMFLRKRFSGKKIVKFYQFNFDRIIIFEVPNGYSLIIELFGDGNIIVTRDGIIERAYKEREWRHRRIIKGEEYVPPPQSLHPLKDIERVCDEINSSQYDIVRTLARRFNLGKYAEEVCIRAGVDKNAKNVSKECNKLKEAIKEIFRFSGGYIYPGFFSPLELKMFDEPEKKFESFNEAIKNYISEESKVENPEVLKVRRRIEEIEKSIENFEGEAEKSRKIGDLIYAHFAEIEDMFNRMKRGELNYDRKGKSVEIELEGEKIKLYVDKSVGENAGIYYDRSKKMREKIKGAREALEKAKEELKKVKKKEEKKKKEIRKNRRRFWFEKYRWFISSEGILVIAGRDAKTNEEVVKKHLGNGDLYMHADIHGAPSVVIKSEGKEIGEKTLQEAAQFAVSMSKAWNAGFGNLSAYWVYPSQVSKMGESGEYVARGAWVVHGKRNYIHKVPLQLAVGEIEYQRVKMVMCAPPDSVRVRASKYILIEPGDIKKDEFAKEISRIYGISVEEALRILPPGRIRVLERKGL, via the coding sequence ATGAAGGATTCAATGCTATCCTTGGACATCTACGCTTGGCTCAAAGAGAACAGAGAGTTTATAGAAGGAGGATTTTTTAAGAAGATTTATCAAGTGGGTGAGAGAGAATTTCTTTTCAAGATATATAAGGGAGAGACAAAGCCGCTCTATGTGAATCTCCGCGGCTGGCTCTTTTTTGATGATAGAGAGACACCTTTGGAGCCGAGCATGTTCGTTATGTTCCTTCGGAAGAGATTCTCTGGAAAGAAAATTGTGAAATTTTATCAGTTCAATTTTGACAGGATAATCATTTTTGAAGTCCCGAATGGCTACTCTCTTATAATTGAGTTATTTGGCGATGGAAATATAATAGTGACTAGGGACGGAATCATAGAGAGAGCCTATAAAGAGAGGGAATGGAGACACAGAAGAATAATTAAGGGTGAAGAGTATGTGCCACCACCGCAGTCCCTGCATCCATTGAAGGATATAGAAAGGGTATGCGATGAAATAAATTCTTCTCAGTATGATATTGTTCGTACCCTTGCAAGAAGGTTCAATCTTGGAAAGTATGCTGAGGAGGTGTGCATCAGGGCGGGGGTGGATAAAAATGCAAAAAATGTAAGCAAGGAGTGTAATAAGTTAAAGGAGGCAATTAAAGAAATTTTTAGATTTTCTGGAGGATACATTTATCCTGGATTTTTCTCACCATTAGAGCTCAAGATGTTCGATGAGCCAGAGAAGAAATTTGAGAGTTTCAATGAAGCCATAAAAAATTACATAAGTGAGGAGAGTAAGGTTGAGAATCCAGAAGTTCTAAAGGTGAGGAGAAGAATTGAAGAGATTGAAAAATCCATTGAGAATTTTGAGGGGGAGGCTGAAAAGAGCAGGAAAATTGGAGATTTGATATACGCCCATTTTGCAGAGATTGAAGATATGTTTAATAGAATGAAAAGGGGAGAATTGAATTACGATAGAAAGGGAAAGAGTGTAGAAATTGAATTGGAAGGAGAGAAAATAAAATTATATGTGGATAAAAGCGTAGGAGAAAATGCGGGTATTTATTATGATAGGTCTAAAAAGATGAGAGAAAAAATAAAGGGGGCAAGGGAAGCTTTAGAAAAAGCAAAAGAAGAGTTGAAAAAGGTCAAGAAGAAAGAGGAGAAGAAAAAGAAGGAGATAAGGAAAAATCGCCGAAGATTTTGGTTTGAGAAATATAGGTGGTTCATAAGTTCTGAGGGTATACTGGTTATAGCTGGTAGAGATGCTAAGACTAATGAAGAGGTCGTAAAGAAACATCTTGGAAATGGAGATTTATATATGCACGCAGATATCCACGGTGCTCCAAGCGTTGTGATAAAGTCAGAGGGTAAGGAGATCGGGGAAAAAACATTGCAAGAGGCGGCACAATTCGCAGTGAGTATGAGCAAGGCATGGAATGCAGGGTTTGGAAATCTAAGTGCATACTGGGTATATCCCTCTCAGGTCAGCAAGATGGGGGAGAGCGGAGAATATGTTGCCAGAGGTGCGTGGGTAGTGCATGGAAAGAGAAATTACATACACAAGGTTCCATTGCAGCTCGCAGTGGGGGAAATAGAATATCAAAGGGTGAAAATGGTTATGTGTGCTCCTCCAGATTCTGTGAGGGTTAGAGCATCTAAGTATATTTTGATAGAGCCAGGAGACATAAAGAAGGATGAATTTGCCAAAGAAATATCAAGGATATATGGGATCTCTGTGGAAGAAGCTCTAAGAATATTGCCTCCGGGAAGAATAAGAGTGTTGGAGAGGAAGGGTTTATAA